One Alkalicoccus halolimnae DNA segment encodes these proteins:
- a CDS encoding FAD binding domain-containing protein has translation MIKTEQVWKPAALSEAWMLFQHYQDDCCFVAGGTWLRTQWEAGTLNRPSQLISLESVPEISSSAEKRGDSIFIGSLARLSALIEDPLIQEELPELAKACARTAAPSIRNQATIGGNVLTRIGDTLPSLLIYNAELIWFDGNSTVEEMLEDWLQTVKKESRILVGISLPLQKDYANMVMFYMKTGRRETFIPSQVSVAGRISCDENGDVIEAALAAGGGNAIPVRLRKSEALFKKSYARNLFPALVHQQIKEEFNPPSDVFASAAYKKRVAANLIVSEWYRKGCEQVASK, from the coding sequence ATGATTAAAACGGAGCAAGTTTGGAAACCGGCAGCTTTATCAGAGGCCTGGATGCTTTTTCAGCACTATCAGGATGACTGTTGTTTTGTAGCTGGAGGAACATGGCTCCGTACTCAATGGGAGGCAGGAACGCTGAACCGTCCTTCCCAGCTGATATCTCTGGAGTCGGTTCCTGAAATAAGCAGTTCCGCAGAAAAAAGAGGAGATTCTATATTTATCGGTTCACTTGCTAGGTTGTCTGCTTTAATAGAAGATCCGCTGATCCAGGAGGAGCTTCCCGAGCTTGCGAAAGCATGTGCAAGAACGGCGGCGCCTTCCATCAGAAATCAGGCAACTATAGGAGGCAACGTGCTGACCAGGATCGGGGACACGCTTCCTTCTCTTCTCATTTACAATGCAGAACTCATCTGGTTCGACGGAAACAGCACCGTGGAAGAAATGCTGGAAGATTGGCTTCAGACAGTCAAGAAGGAATCCAGAATCCTGGTCGGGATTTCCCTGCCGCTGCAGAAAGACTATGCAAATATGGTTATGTTTTATATGAAAACAGGCAGGCGGGAAACTTTTATTCCTTCCCAGGTATCCGTAGCGGGACGTATCAGCTGTGATGAGAACGGAGATGTGATCGAAGCCGCACTTGCAGCAGGCGGAGGAAATGCAATCCCGGTAAGACTCCGTAAATCAGAAGCACTCTTCAAGAAATCATATGCACGAAACCTGTTTCCGGCACTCGTCCACCAGCAGATTAAAGAAGAATTCAATCCCCCATCGGATGTCTTTGCTTCAGCAGCTTACAAAAAGCGCGTCGCTGCAAATCTGATTGTAAGCGAATGGTACAGGAAAGGGTGTGAACAAGTTGCTTCTAAATAG